One genomic window of Sebastes umbrosus isolate fSebUmb1 chromosome 15, fSebUmb1.pri, whole genome shotgun sequence includes the following:
- the rab42a gene encoding ras-related protein Rab-42a — protein MDILWQYQFRIILLGDSTVGKSSLLKRFTDGIYSDVADPTVGVDFYARSLDIEPGVKIKLQLWDTAGQERFRSITTSYYRNSVGGLLVFDLTNHKTFEHVREWHKEVSEHILPHHMVYILIGHKSDLNKDRKVSRDEAEELAAELGIRYVETSAKCNSNVDRAFELLTRDIYELMKMGEIVTRDGWDGVKSGLTAKVLYPADEDEELATAVPEKGCHC, from the exons ATGGATATTTTGTGGCAATACCAGTTCAGGATCATCTTGCTCGGTGATTCCACGGTGGGTAAGTCTTCGTTGCTGAAACGTTTCACGGACGGGATCTACAGCGATGTGGCGGATCCGACCGTCGGGGTGGATTTCTACGCCCGCTCTCTGGATATCGAGCCCGGGGTGAAGATCAAGCTGCAGCTCTGGGACACGGCCGGACAGGAGCGATTCAG GTCCATCACAACATCATACTACCGTAACTCCGTGGGCGGCCTGCTCGTCTTCGACCTCACCAACCACAAGACCTTTGAGCATGTGAGGGAGTGGCACAAGGAGGTGAGCGAGCACATCCTGCCCCACCACATGGTCTACATCCTCATCGGCCACAAGAGCGACCTCAACAAGGACCGCAAGGTGAGCCGGGACGAGGCGGAGGAACTGGCGGCCGAGCTGGGCATCCGCTACGTGGAGACGTCGGCCAAGTGCAACAGCAACGTGGACCGCGCCTTCGAGCTGCTGACCAGAGACATCTACGAGCTGATGAAGATGGGGGAGATCGTCACCCGCGACGGCTGGGACGGGGTGAAGAGCGGCCTCACCGCCAAGGTCCTCTACCCGGCCGACGAAGACGAGGAACTAGCCACCGCGGTCCCCGAGAAGGGCTGCCACTGCTGA
- the ctps1a gene encoding CTP synthase 1 gives MMKYILVTGGVISGIGKGIIASSVGTILKSCGLHVTAIKIDPYINIDAGTFSPYEHGEVFVLDDGGEVDLDLGNYERFLDIRLTRDNNLTTGKIYQSVINKERRGDYLGKTVQVVPHITDAIQEWVVKQAKVPVEEDNVEPQVCVIELGGTVGDIESMPFIEAFRQFQFKVKRENFCNIHVSLIPQPSATGEQKTKPTQNSVRELRGLGLSPDLIMCRCSTTLENSVKDKISMFCHVEPEQVICVHDVSSIYKVPILLEQQGVVGYLSRRLNMPIETRPRKMLTQWKEMSDRSDRLLEHCSIALVGKYTKFSDSYASVIKALEHSALAISHKLEVKYIDSASLEPNTLQDEPVKYHEAWQKLCSADGILVPGGFGVRGTEGKIHAINWARKQKKPFLGVCLGMQLAVCEFARNELGWTDANSTEFDPESTHPVVIDMPEHNPGQMGGTMRLGKRRTIFKTKNSVLRKLYGDAKYVDERHRHRFEVNPELKSHFEEKGFCFVGQDVEGERMEVIELDDHPYFVGVQYHPEFTSRPIKPSPPYLGLLLAAAGKLQSYLQKGCRLSPRDTYSDRSGSSTPDSEISELKLPSISNE, from the exons ATGATGAAGTACATCCTGGTAACTGGAGGAGTCATCTCTGGCATCGGCAAAGGCATCATTGCGAGCAGCGTGGGCACAATCCTGAAGTCATGCGGCCTGCACGTAACTGCCATCAAGATCGACCCTTACATCAACATAGACGCAGGCACATTCTCCCCCTATGAGCATG GGGAAGTGTTCGTGCTGGATGACGGGGGTGAGGTGGACTTGGATCTGGGGAACTATGAACGCTTCCTGGACATCCGGCTGACCAGAGACAACAACCTGACCACCGGCAAGATCTACCAGTCGGTCATCaacaaagagaggaggggagactaCCTGGGCAAGACGGTGCAGG TGGTGCCACACATCACAGACGCCATCCAGGAATGGGTTGTGAAACAGGCCAAAGTACCAGTTGAGGAAGACAATGTAGAACCTCAAGTTTGTGTAATAGAG TTGGGAGGCACCGTTGGAGACATCGAGAGTATGCCTTTCATCGAGGCCTTCAGGCAGTTCCAGTTCaaagtgaagagagagaactTCTGCAACATTCACGTCAGTCTGATACCACAG CCCAGCGCAACAGGAGAGCAAAAGACCAAACCAACACAGAACAGCGTCCGAGAGCTGAGAGGACTGGGTCTGTCACCTGATCTG ATTATGTGCCGCTGTTCCACCACTCTGGAGAACTCTGTCAAAGACAAGATCTCCATGTTCTGCCACGTAGAACCTGAACAG GTCATCTGTGTACACGACGTGTCGTCTATCTACAAAGTGCCGATACTGCTGGAGCAGCAGGGCGTGGTAGGCTACCTGAGCAGGAGACTGAACATGCCCATAGAGACTCGCCCCAGGAAGATGCTGACTCAATGGAAGGAGATGTCTGACAG GTCAGACAGACTGCTAGAGCACTGTTCTATAGCGCTGGTCGGGAAGTACACCAAGTTTTCCGACTCCTATGCTTCCGTCATCAAGGCTCTGGAGCACTCCGCCCTGGCCATCAGCCATAAATTGGAGGTTAAG tatATAGACTCGGCGTCTTTGGAGCCGAACACTCTGCAGGATGAACCGGTGAAATACCACGAGGCCTGGCAGAAACTCTGCAGTGCTGA tgGCATCCTGGTTCCAGGAGGTTTCGGTGTCAGAGGAACTGAAGGAAAGATTCATGCCATCAACTGGGCCAGGAAACAGAAGAAACCCTTTCTAG GCGTGTGTCTCGGAATGCAGTTGGCTGTGTGTGAGTTTGCCAGGAACGAGCTGGGCTGGACAG ATGCCAACTCAACTGAATTTGACCCCGAATCAACGCATCCTGTG GTGATCGACATGCCAGAACACAACCCCGGTCAGATGGGCGGAACGATGAGGCTAGGGAAGAGACGGACCATTTTCAAGACAAAAAACAGTGTATTGC GTAAACTGTATGGAGATGCTAAATATGTGGATGAAAGGCACAGACATCGCTTTGAG GTCAATCCTGAACTCAAGAGTCACTTTGAAGAGAAAGGCTTCTGCTTCGTAGGTCAAGACGTTGAAGGGGAAAGGATGGAGGTCATAGAGCTGGATG atCATCCGTATTTCGTCGGCGTGCAGTATCACCCCGAGTTCACCTCTCGCCCCATTAAACCGTCACCCCCGTATCTCGGTTTACTGCTGGCTGCAGCCGGGAAGCTGCAGAGCTACTTACAGAAGGGCTGTCGTCTGTCTCCACG GGACACATACAGCGATCGCAGCGGCAGCAGCACCCCAGACTCTGAGATATCAGAGTTGAAATTACCTTCCATCTCTAATGAATGA